One Gimesia aquarii DNA segment encodes these proteins:
- a CDS encoding helicase HerA domain-containing protein has translation MTDQSYEKLGAFYLGREHDLENDTTKDDLVLYDSKDLTTHAVCVGMTGSGKTGLCLSLLEEAAIDDIPVIAIDPKGDLGNLLLTFPDLKPADFRPWVEESEAVRKGKTPDEFARWTAELWKQGLADWQQDASRIERLRSAVDMAIYTPGSNAGLPISVLKSFDAPSEAVLNDSDAFRDRIMSAVSGLLALLKIDADPINSREHILLSNILSNAWKEKRNVSVASLIQEIQAPPFEKIGFLDLDTFYPSKDRMKLSMQLNNLLASPGFEAWMQGDALNVERLLMTKQGKPRISVLSIAHLSESERMFFVTVLLNEVLAWVRSQSGTSSLRAILYMDEVYGYFPPTANPPSKTPMLTLLKQARAFGLGVVLSTQNPVDLDYKGLSNTGTWFIGRLQTERDKARVLDGLESASGTAGSQFDRQQMESILSDLGSRVFLLHNVHEDAPVIFHTRWALSYLRGPLTRNQIKTLMEPRKIATAEARANTSATAPTIAATPESDPSQPPPIPAEIKQRIFTPSTMLTKGSRLVYRPGIIGVAKLRYADAKSKVDLWQDVAMLAAITGDLPESLWDEATLIPPGNLEYDDETAKQAQFAEVASEMTKPAQYRTWSKKLKTWLYQEHPLKLWFSASPKLYSEPNEDEASFRARLKQLMREKRDLQIEKLRTKYASKFETIKNRIRTAEERVAREEAQYSDKKMSTFLSIGTTIFGALMGRKIASATNVRKASTAARNMGRAAKEHGDIGRAKEALEVQQQKYADLEETFQQELDELEEPIHPEDFEIEEYPVRPRKSDLMVNEVSFIWLPWSVDATGISQPLYRLDEE, from the coding sequence ATGACTGATCAATCCTATGAAAAGCTGGGCGCATTCTATCTAGGTCGAGAACATGATCTGGAAAACGATACAACCAAAGACGATTTGGTATTGTACGACAGCAAAGATCTGACCACACATGCGGTTTGTGTCGGTATGACCGGCAGCGGCAAGACTGGGCTCTGTTTATCATTGCTGGAAGAAGCCGCCATCGATGATATTCCCGTCATCGCCATCGACCCCAAAGGAGATCTGGGAAACCTGTTGCTTACCTTTCCCGATTTGAAACCGGCTGACTTTCGCCCCTGGGTTGAAGAAAGTGAAGCCGTCCGCAAAGGAAAAACTCCCGACGAATTCGCGCGTTGGACTGCCGAACTCTGGAAACAAGGCCTTGCCGACTGGCAGCAGGATGCCTCCCGCATCGAACGTCTGCGGTCTGCCGTCGATATGGCCATCTATACGCCCGGCAGTAATGCCGGTTTGCCAATTTCTGTTCTAAAATCATTTGATGCCCCCAGCGAGGCTGTGTTGAATGATAGTGATGCGTTCCGAGATCGCATCATGTCGGCAGTCTCTGGTTTACTGGCTTTATTGAAAATTGATGCCGATCCCATTAATAGCCGTGAACACATTCTACTCTCGAATATTCTCAGCAATGCCTGGAAAGAAAAACGTAACGTCTCCGTTGCCAGTCTGATTCAGGAAATTCAGGCCCCCCCTTTCGAAAAGATTGGCTTTCTGGACTTGGACACGTTTTATCCTTCCAAAGATCGCATGAAACTCTCGATGCAACTGAACAATCTGCTCGCCTCTCCGGGATTTGAAGCCTGGATGCAGGGAGACGCATTGAATGTAGAACGTCTGTTAATGACAAAACAAGGTAAGCCACGCATCTCCGTGCTTTCGATTGCACATCTTTCCGAATCAGAACGCATGTTTTTTGTGACGGTTCTCCTCAATGAAGTACTCGCCTGGGTGCGCAGTCAATCGGGCACATCGAGTTTGCGTGCCATCCTGTATATGGACGAGGTCTACGGTTACTTTCCTCCCACTGCCAACCCACCCTCCAAAACACCAATGTTGACTTTGTTAAAACAGGCCCGTGCCTTTGGATTGGGAGTGGTCCTCTCCACACAAAACCCGGTCGATCTGGATTACAAAGGCCTTTCGAACACAGGCACCTGGTTTATAGGTCGTCTGCAAACCGAACGCGACAAAGCTCGCGTATTGGACGGATTGGAAAGCGCTTCAGGCACCGCAGGCAGTCAATTTGATCGTCAGCAAATGGAATCGATTTTATCTGATCTGGGAAGCCGGGTCTTCCTGTTACACAACGTACATGAAGACGCTCCCGTCATATTCCACACGAGATGGGCACTCTCCTATCTGCGCGGCCCGTTGACACGCAACCAGATTAAAACACTGATGGAACCCCGCAAGATCGCAACCGCTGAAGCAAGAGCCAATACTAGTGCTACTGCACCAACCATTGCTGCCACGCCGGAAAGCGATCCGAGCCAGCCTCCGCCGATTCCTGCTGAAATCAAACAACGCATCTTTACCCCGTCGACCATGTTGACCAAAGGAAGTCGCCTCGTTTATCGACCGGGAATTATTGGTGTGGCAAAGCTACGCTATGCCGACGCCAAATCGAAAGTCGATCTCTGGCAAGATGTCGCGATGCTGGCTGCGATCACGGGCGACCTGCCGGAATCACTTTGGGATGAGGCAACTCTGATTCCTCCCGGCAATCTGGAATACGACGACGAAACCGCAAAACAGGCCCAGTTCGCTGAAGTTGCCAGCGAGATGACAAAACCCGCACAGTATCGTACATGGAGTAAGAAGCTGAAGACCTGGCTCTATCAGGAACATCCACTCAAGCTGTGGTTTAGCGCCAGCCCAAAACTGTATTCCGAACCAAACGAAGATGAAGCGTCATTTCGTGCACGACTCAAACAACTGATGCGTGAAAAACGCGATTTACAAATTGAGAAATTGCGCACCAAATATGCATCCAAATTCGAAACCATCAAAAACCGAATCCGAACGGCTGAGGAACGCGTGGCACGAGAAGAAGCACAATATAGTGACAAAAAAATGAGTACGTTTCTTTCAATTGGAACCACCATTTTCGGAGCCCTCATGGGTAGAAAGATCGCCAGTGCCACGAATGTTCGGAAAGCCTCCACAGCCGCCCGAAATATGGGAAGAGCGGCCAAAGAACATGGCGATATCGGACGCGCCAAAGAAGCATTGGAAGTACAACAACAAAAATACGCCGACCTCGAAGAAACATTTCAGCAGGAATTAGATGAGCTGGAAGAACCCATTCATCCTGAAGATTTCGAGATCGAAGAATATCCCGTCCGCCCACGCAAGTCCGACTTAATGGTGAACGAAGTCTCGTTTATCTGGCTTCCCTGGTCCGTCGATGCTACGGGAATCAGCCAACCACTTTATCGATTGGATGAAGAGTAG
- the leuS gene encoding leucine--tRNA ligase — MPRYDAKRIETKWQEYWDQKETFKVGDFVEGKDKLYVLDMFPYPSGDGLHVGHPEGYTATDIVCRHARMQGKQVLHPMGWDAFGLPAEQHAIKTGTNPRVTTQKNIDTFRRQLKMLGFSYDWSREFSTTDPDYFRWTQWIFLQLFESWFDSECEWTGPDGKKRVGRAKPISELPIPEKVKSAGEDAIRHYQNRHRLAYQHEAPVNWCPALGTVLANEEIIDGKSERGGHPVERIPLRQWMLRITKYGDRLIDGLEGLDWSESIKSLQKNWIGRSEGAEVDFFVGAEHESDSLEQAFKIWNASRGETGFPEEPDADVLRIYTTRPDTLYGATYMVLAPEHPFVDRLTTADQKQAVETYRHQAALKSDLDRTDLAKEKTGVFTGSYAVNPVNGAQIPVWIADYVLISYGTGAIMAVPAHDLRDWEFAVEFNLPIIPVVEPPAGYEPSKEESALEAEIEGAKRTPFSGLGTAIHSGEFDGMKTAEFKKKITANLVEQGLGKGAVNYRLRDWLFSRQHFWGEPFPIWHELDAEGKITGLMRPDPEESLPVELPELKEYKPAGTPDPPLSAAPDEWLFKTDSDGTRLLREVNSMPQWAGSCWYYLRFADPKNNEHFVDPENEKNWLPVDLYIGGGEHAVLHLLYARFWHQVLFDRGHVTCAEPFQKLVNQGMILGDVELTGFQRTDGSWISSKAVEESDESETKWIEKTTKNPITAVKLQSDQVQKQGEDFTLVEDPTIYVSSRAYKMSKSRGNVINPDFVVEQYGADALRMYEMFMGPLEATKPWSMSGVDGVSRFLGRVWRLMVEERAEAVTLTDVVSDDEPSEDQLRILHKTIKAVTEDIQKLSFNTAISRMMEFTNAMGQEKVRSKAVLSDFVLILSPFAPHIAEELWSVLGHTDSLAYQPWPNYDESLLQESVVEIPVQVNGKLRAKISVAVDADQATMQQAAEQDETVVRFLEGKTVVKTIVVPGRMVNFVVK; from the coding sequence ATGCCTCGTTATGACGCCAAGCGGATCGAAACCAAATGGCAGGAATATTGGGATCAAAAGGAAACATTCAAGGTCGGAGATTTTGTTGAAGGCAAAGATAAGCTCTACGTGCTTGATATGTTTCCCTACCCGTCTGGTGATGGCTTACACGTAGGGCATCCGGAGGGATATACGGCAACGGATATTGTCTGCCGTCATGCCCGTATGCAAGGCAAGCAGGTTTTACATCCTATGGGCTGGGACGCCTTTGGCTTACCCGCCGAACAGCATGCTATTAAAACAGGCACGAACCCTCGTGTCACCACTCAAAAGAACATCGATACGTTTCGTCGTCAGTTGAAAATGTTGGGTTTTAGTTATGACTGGAGCCGCGAATTTTCCACGACAGATCCTGATTACTTCCGCTGGACCCAGTGGATCTTTCTCCAATTGTTCGAGTCCTGGTTTGATAGTGAGTGTGAGTGGACAGGTCCGGATGGTAAAAAACGTGTCGGTCGCGCGAAACCGATTAGCGAGTTGCCCATCCCTGAGAAGGTGAAGTCGGCCGGCGAGGACGCGATCCGCCATTATCAAAACCGTCATCGACTGGCTTATCAGCATGAGGCGCCAGTTAACTGGTGTCCTGCTTTGGGAACGGTTTTGGCAAACGAGGAAATCATCGATGGCAAAAGCGAACGGGGTGGCCATCCCGTCGAACGAATTCCCTTACGTCAGTGGATGCTGCGGATCACCAAATATGGAGATCGGTTGATCGACGGTTTAGAAGGGCTCGATTGGTCTGAATCGATCAAGTCGTTGCAAAAAAACTGGATCGGTCGTAGTGAAGGCGCGGAAGTTGATTTCTTTGTCGGTGCCGAACACGAAAGTGATTCTTTGGAACAGGCTTTCAAAATCTGGAACGCTTCGCGCGGAGAAACAGGATTTCCGGAAGAGCCTGATGCGGATGTCTTACGGATTTATACAACGCGTCCCGACACATTATATGGTGCCACTTATATGGTGTTGGCGCCGGAACATCCATTTGTTGACCGCTTGACGACGGCTGATCAGAAACAAGCGGTGGAAACCTATCGCCATCAGGCAGCACTCAAAAGCGACCTTGATCGAACAGATTTGGCTAAGGAAAAAACGGGTGTTTTTACGGGAAGCTATGCGGTGAATCCAGTGAATGGTGCACAAATTCCGGTTTGGATCGCCGATTACGTTTTGATCAGCTACGGCACCGGTGCCATCATGGCGGTCCCTGCACATGATTTGCGTGACTGGGAATTTGCCGTCGAATTTAATTTACCCATTATTCCTGTAGTGGAACCCCCCGCCGGCTATGAACCTTCGAAAGAAGAGTCGGCTTTAGAAGCAGAAATCGAGGGAGCAAAACGGACTCCGTTTTCCGGTTTGGGAACGGCCATTCATTCTGGAGAATTTGACGGTATGAAGACCGCCGAATTCAAAAAGAAAATTACCGCCAATCTTGTTGAGCAGGGGCTTGGAAAAGGAGCTGTAAACTATCGTTTGCGCGATTGGCTCTTCAGTCGACAGCATTTCTGGGGCGAACCCTTTCCCATCTGGCACGAACTCGACGCCGAGGGAAAGATCACCGGTTTAATGCGTCCCGATCCAGAAGAGAGCTTGCCTGTCGAGTTACCCGAATTGAAAGAGTACAAGCCGGCAGGAACTCCGGATCCTCCGCTTTCCGCGGCACCGGATGAGTGGTTATTTAAAACCGACTCCGATGGGACCCGATTATTGCGTGAAGTGAACAGCATGCCTCAATGGGCGGGCTCTTGCTGGTATTATTTGCGGTTTGCCGACCCCAAAAACAATGAGCACTTTGTCGATCCGGAAAATGAAAAGAACTGGTTACCCGTCGATCTCTATATTGGTGGTGGCGAGCACGCAGTCTTGCATTTACTTTATGCGCGATTCTGGCATCAGGTTTTATTCGATCGTGGTCACGTGACCTGCGCGGAACCATTCCAAAAGTTGGTCAACCAGGGCATGATTTTAGGCGATGTTGAATTGACCGGTTTCCAGAGAACCGATGGTAGCTGGATTTCTTCAAAGGCTGTTGAAGAATCAGATGAGTCTGAAACCAAGTGGATTGAGAAAACAACTAAAAATCCGATTACAGCCGTGAAGTTACAGTCCGATCAGGTGCAAAAGCAAGGAGAAGATTTCACACTGGTCGAAGACCCTACGATTTATGTGAGCAGCCGCGCTTATAAGATGTCGAAGTCACGCGGGAATGTGATCAACCCTGATTTTGTTGTCGAGCAGTATGGTGCCGATGCATTACGTATGTATGAAATGTTTATGGGGCCTTTAGAAGCGACAAAGCCCTGGAGCATGAGCGGCGTGGATGGCGTCTCTCGTTTCCTCGGGCGTGTCTGGCGATTGATGGTAGAAGAACGCGCGGAAGCTGTCACTTTAACTGATGTCGTTTCCGATGATGAACCTTCCGAAGACCAGCTTCGTATTTTGCATAAAACGATCAAAGCGGTCACGGAAGACATTCAGAAATTGTCGTTCAACACGGCCATCAGTCGTATGATGGAATTCACGAATGCAATGGGACAGGAGAAGGTGCGTTCCAAGGCCGTCTTGTCTGACTTCGTTTTAATTCTTTCACCGTTTGCACCGCATATCGCGGAAGAACTCTGGAGTGTTCTCGGTCATACTGATTCATTGGCTTATCAGCCGTGGCCGAACTATGATGAATCGTTATTGCAGGAATCAGTTGTCGAAATTCCAGTACAGGTCAACGGAAAATTACGCGCGAAGATTTCAGTTGCCGTTGATGCGGATCAAGCAACCATGCAACAGGCGGCCGAACAAGACGAAACCGTAGTACGGTTCTTGGAAGGGAAAACGGTTGTTAAGACCATCGTCGTGCCGGGTAGAATGGTGAACTTCGTTGTGAAATAA